The sequence TCATCCGGAGCTGCAGATCCCCCTCTTTGTGGTATTCCTACTGATTTATGGTATCACCCTGGTTGGGAATGGGGGGATGATCTTGTTAATCACAATTGATCCCCGactccacacccccatgtactttttcctcagaaatttgtctttctgtgacctctgcatTTCCTTGATAATTTCCCCTAAGATGCTTCTGGATTTCTTAGCTGAGAGGAAAAACATTTCTTTCACTGCCTGCACTGTGCAAATGCATCTCTCTATCATTTTTGGAGATGTTGAGTGCCTCTTGCTGGCTGTGATGGCGTATGAccgttatgtggccatctgtaaccCACTGCTCTATACAGTTACCATGTCCAGGCACCTTTGTAAACAGCTAGTGGTTGGTGTGTACGCTGTGGGAGTGGTGGATTCAATGATATACATGTGTTGTACatttcagctgtcattctgcagctccaacatcATCAATCATTTCTTCTGTGATGTCCTCCCGCTGTTGGCGCTCTCCTGTTCCGACACCCGCATCAATGAGATTGTGACGTTTGCTTTTATGAGCTGCATTACAGGGAGCAGCTTTGTGACTGTCCTCCTCTCCTATGTCTATatcatctccacc comes from Lepidochelys kempii isolate rLepKem1 chromosome 6, rLepKem1.hap2, whole genome shotgun sequence and encodes:
- the LOC140913734 gene encoding olfactory receptor 5W2-like translates to MEEGNHSEVTEFILSGLTDHPELQIPLFVVFLLIYGITLVGNGGMILLITIDPRLHTPMYFFLRNLSFCDLCISLIISPKMLLDFLAERKNISFTACTVQMHLSIIFGDVECLLLAVMAYDRYVAICNPLLYTVTMSRHLCKQLVVGVYAVGVVDSMIYMCCTFQLSFCSSNIINHFFCDVLPLLALSCSDTRINEIVTFAFMSCITGSSFVTVLLSYVYIISTILQVRSPKGRHKAFSTCSFHLTSVVLFFGTLLFMYLHPTSSYSMDKDKVTAVFYTLLIPMLNPLIYSLRNTEVKDALRKAVNKLLTNS